One Chlorobaculum limnaeum genomic window carries:
- a CDS encoding bifunctional methylenetetrahydrofolate dehydrogenase/methenyltetrahydrofolate cyclohydrolase: protein MKVLEPNPVAASFRDAVRRQISEEQLTINIVGILASSDPASITYADYTRAGCEDVGIHFDLKVTDPESARSVLEAANSDSAVHGIFVYYPIWGDERDAELRDLISPHKDVEGLSPHWIGKLYANERFDDAERRFKAILPCTPLAIIKLLEATEAYEPFGLPFGGQQITIFNRSEVVGRPLAYMLSNDGARVYSFDINGGFVVDVNSSDHESRPVTREEALRQSDIVITGVPSPHFEKVRAEELKPGAICLNFSYIQNFEPEAREAASIYIPRVGPMTVAMCMRNALQLYRNYHHEA, encoded by the coding sequence ATGAAAGTGCTTGAACCGAACCCTGTCGCTGCCTCGTTTCGTGACGCCGTCCGCCGGCAGATCAGCGAGGAGCAGCTTACGATCAACATTGTCGGCATTCTCGCCTCCAGCGATCCCGCCTCGATCACCTACGCCGACTACACCCGCGCCGGATGCGAGGATGTGGGCATTCATTTCGATCTCAAAGTGACCGATCCCGAATCGGCGAGAAGCGTGCTCGAAGCGGCCAACAGCGACAGCGCCGTGCACGGCATTTTCGTCTACTACCCGATCTGGGGCGACGAGCGCGACGCGGAGCTGCGTGACCTGATTTCGCCGCACAAGGATGTCGAGGGGCTGTCGCCGCACTGGATCGGCAAGCTCTACGCCAACGAGCGCTTCGACGACGCGGAGCGGAGGTTCAAGGCGATCCTGCCCTGCACGCCACTGGCCATTATCAAGCTGCTCGAAGCGACTGAAGCGTACGAACCTTTCGGCCTGCCGTTCGGCGGCCAGCAGATCACCATCTTCAACCGCTCGGAGGTTGTGGGCCGCCCGCTCGCCTACATGCTCTCGAACGATGGCGCGCGCGTGTACTCCTTCGATATCAACGGCGGCTTTGTCGTCGATGTCAACAGCTCCGACCACGAATCGCGCCCCGTCACGCGCGAGGAGGCGCTCCGTCAGTCGGATATCGTCATCACCGGCGTGCCGTCGCCGCACTTCGAAAAGGTGCGGGCCGAGGAGCTGAAGCCCGGCGCGATCTGCCTCAACTTCTCCTACATCCAGAACTTCGAGCCGGAGGCCAGGGAGGCCGCGTCGATCTACATCCCGAGGGTCGGCCCCATGACCGTGGCCATGTGCATGAGAAACGCCCTCCAACTCTATCGTAATTACCACCATGAAGCTTGA
- a CDS encoding phosphoribosylanthranilate isomerase: protein MTKIKICGITRVEDALEASLAGADALGFNFSRKSPRLVDADAARAIIDRLPPLVTAVGVFVEQSPEEIVDLCRYCGLQIAQLHSDVYDAETTRRIGGVRVIRVFRPGPGFAVSQVREFAGSTGCRSFLFDAYSPVAAGGTGESIEARTAKALFDGTRDFGWALLAGGLKPENVADAVRRVRPWGVDTASGVESAPGVKDALKIRRFVEAVREADRSSTNCC from the coding sequence ATGACGAAAATCAAGATATGCGGCATCACCCGCGTCGAAGACGCTCTCGAAGCCTCGCTCGCCGGCGCCGACGCCCTCGGCTTCAACTTCAGCCGGAAAAGCCCGCGCCTCGTCGATGCCGACGCCGCTCGCGCCATCATCGACCGGCTGCCGCCGCTCGTCACCGCCGTGGGGGTATTCGTCGAGCAGTCGCCGGAGGAGATCGTTGATCTCTGCCGCTATTGCGGTTTGCAGATCGCCCAGCTTCATTCGGACGTGTACGATGCCGAAACGACGCGGCGGATCGGGGGCGTCCGGGTGATCCGGGTCTTCCGGCCCGGCCCCGGATTCGCGGTTTCGCAGGTGCGGGAGTTCGCCGGAAGCACGGGGTGCCGCAGCTTTCTCTTCGATGCCTACAGTCCCGTCGCCGCCGGAGGAACCGGCGAGAGCATCGAGGCGCGAACCGCCAAGGCACTCTTCGACGGGACGCGCGATTTCGGCTGGGCGCTCCTCGCCGGTGGTCTCAAGCCGGAGAACGTCGCCGACGCCGTGCGCCGCGTGCGCCCCTGGGGCGTCGATACGGCGAGCGGTGTCGAGTCCGCGCCGGGCGTCAAGGATGCACTGAAGATCCGGCGCTTCGTTGAAGCGGTGCGCGAGGCTGACCGTAGCTCTACGAATTGCTGCTGA
- a CDS encoding alpha/beta fold hydrolase yields MDNLPEPSSEKFRAYRLKLLDQLETSTQGERNRARYELDLMRNSHFVSVGGLLHHYHDSGPANPVGTVLLIHGWDCWWMWWHRIIRELNAAGYRTVAYDMKGHGWSENDPQNRYHITDFARDLDGLIRTLGLQEVHVAAFSFGPFVALDYVNNYPNSVRSMVFFNFGYLPNNDFISKAAPATINFVFNIMMRKLTWWLPAYMFARLVLSRNSVMMHDIKVGFESLAFCASEAIEQTTQQITAMETTEMLPEMVRAVKAPVLYVGGEGDVIMTCENARKLQEMTESGSYLCVPDCGHLITLELPQTAAEIVLRHISSNS; encoded by the coding sequence ATGGATAACCTGCCGGAGCCCTCATCCGAAAAATTCAGGGCTTACCGCCTGAAGCTGCTCGACCAGCTCGAAACCTCCACCCAGGGCGAACGCAACCGCGCCCGGTACGAACTCGACCTCATGCGCAACAGCCACTTCGTCAGCGTCGGCGGTCTTTTGCACCACTATCACGATTCGGGGCCGGCTAATCCGGTTGGCACCGTGCTGCTGATACATGGCTGGGATTGCTGGTGGATGTGGTGGCACCGAATTATCCGTGAGCTGAATGCGGCGGGCTACCGCACGGTGGCCTACGACATGAAGGGGCACGGCTGGTCGGAGAACGATCCGCAAAACCGCTACCATATCACCGATTTCGCACGCGACCTCGACGGGCTGATCCGGACGCTCGGCTTGCAGGAGGTGCATGTCGCCGCGTTTTCGTTCGGACCGTTCGTGGCGCTCGACTATGTCAACAACTACCCGAACAGCGTCAGGTCGATGGTGTTTTTCAACTTCGGTTACCTGCCGAACAACGACTTCATCTCGAAAGCCGCGCCGGCCACGATCAATTTCGTCTTCAACATCATGATGCGGAAGCTCACCTGGTGGCTGCCGGCCTACATGTTCGCGCGGCTCGTGCTGTCGAGGAACTCGGTCATGATGCACGACATCAAGGTCGGCTTCGAAAGCCTCGCCTTCTGCGCCTCGGAAGCCATCGAACAGACCACACAGCAGATCACGGCCATGGAGACGACCGAAATGCTGCCCGAAATGGTACGGGCGGTGAAAGCGCCGGTACTGTATGTCGGCGGAGAGGGCGATGTGATCATGACCTGCGAAAACGCTCGGAAATTACAGGAGATGACCGAATCGGGCAGCTACCTTTGCGTGCCCGATTGTGGCCATCTCATCACGCTCGAACTGCCGCAAACCGCGGCGGAGATCGTGCTCCGGCACATCAGCAGCAATTCGTAG
- a CDS encoding cation:proton antiporter, whose amino-acid sequence MHQYEFLGQLVLIGTLAIVNILVFQKIRIPPVIGLIFTGIMLGPTGFHVIKDSGLISTLAEMGVVLLLFTIGLEFSVDDLKKLRKIVLFGGTAQILLTGLVVALFSYWLMEAIDKEIGSKEALVLGFSFSVSSTALCLKILSDRGELGFDHGKIALGILIFQDMAIVPLMFGFSFLTRGGMMSIESSLEEIALVVLFAIGMFGGFRFLMPKIVRVITELHAGEVLVLGALVLCFGAAWFASLIGLSLALGAFMAGMVIASTDGSHRISRTIDPFREAMTSIFFVSVGLLLDVNMIELPWLVAIALVVLLVKGVIMTGISMALGFSLRVSLMSGMVLAQIGEFSFVLAGTARNAGLLDQQMFQSMLAIIVVTMIVTPALIAAAPKFAAQMAPVFSFMPLGSKPEPKQPARAAAGPIVCKGEIHAAIIGFGLIGRNIAAVMNATNLTYTVLDTDRKTVKTMRRQGEPLFYGDCTERKSLLRIGVDHSRSVVICIPEIDAAVQCIRLVREINPGAFIIVRSRSLESATRFYRAGADAVVTELFETSIQMFSELLKHFRVEPETILAQQEIIRREGGNIFREPEIEANGSVSDPAVK is encoded by the coding sequence ATGCATCAGTACGAATTTCTCGGGCAACTGGTCCTGATCGGGACTCTTGCCATCGTCAACATTCTCGTGTTCCAGAAGATCCGGATTCCTCCGGTGATCGGTCTGATCTTCACGGGCATCATGCTCGGCCCGACGGGTTTTCATGTCATCAAGGACAGCGGGCTGATTTCGACGCTTGCAGAAATGGGCGTCGTTCTGTTGCTTTTCACCATCGGGCTGGAGTTCTCGGTCGATGATCTGAAAAAGCTCCGGAAGATCGTCCTCTTCGGAGGCACGGCGCAGATTCTGTTGACCGGTCTTGTCGTCGCCCTGTTTTCGTACTGGCTGATGGAAGCCATCGACAAGGAGATCGGTAGCAAGGAGGCGCTCGTGCTCGGCTTTTCGTTCTCGGTCAGCAGTACGGCGCTGTGCCTGAAAATCCTTTCTGACCGGGGCGAGCTCGGCTTCGATCATGGCAAAATCGCCCTTGGCATCCTGATCTTTCAGGACATGGCGATCGTGCCGCTGATGTTTGGCTTCAGCTTTCTGACGAGAGGCGGCATGATGTCGATCGAGTCGTCACTGGAGGAGATCGCGCTCGTGGTGCTTTTCGCCATCGGCATGTTCGGCGGCTTCCGGTTCCTGATGCCGAAGATCGTGCGGGTCATCACCGAGCTGCACGCGGGCGAGGTGCTGGTGCTCGGCGCGCTGGTACTCTGCTTCGGCGCGGCATGGTTTGCCTCGCTCATCGGTCTTTCGCTCGCCCTCGGCGCTTTCATGGCCGGTATGGTGATCGCCAGCACCGACGGGAGCCACCGCATCAGCCGCACCATCGATCCCTTCCGCGAAGCGATGACCAGCATCTTTTTCGTCTCGGTCGGCCTCCTGCTCGACGTGAACATGATCGAGCTGCCGTGGCTTGTCGCCATCGCTCTCGTGGTGCTGTTGGTCAAAGGGGTGATCATGACCGGCATTTCGATGGCGCTTGGCTTTTCGCTGAGGGTCAGCCTGATGTCGGGCATGGTGCTGGCGCAGATTGGCGAATTCTCCTTCGTGCTTGCCGGTACGGCCAGAAACGCCGGGCTGCTCGACCAGCAAATGTTCCAGTCGATGCTGGCCATTATCGTCGTGACCATGATCGTCACCCCGGCGCTGATCGCCGCCGCGCCGAAGTTCGCCGCCCAGATGGCTCCGGTGTTCAGCTTCATGCCGCTCGGGTCCAAACCTGAACCGAAGCAGCCCGCTCGCGCAGCCGCCGGACCTATCGTCTGCAAGGGCGAAATTCACGCAGCAATCATCGGCTTTGGCCTGATCGGCAGGAATATCGCCGCCGTGATGAACGCCACCAACCTGACCTATACGGTGCTCGATACTGACCGCAAAACGGTCAAAACGATGCGCCGCCAGGGCGAGCCGCTCTTCTACGGTGACTGCACCGAGCGCAAGTCGCTCCTGCGCATCGGCGTCGATCACTCCCGCTCCGTGGTGATCTGCATTCCGGAGATCGATGCCGCCGTCCAGTGCATTCGCCTGGTGCGCGAGATCAATCCCGGAGCGTTCATCATCGTGCGCTCCCGCTCCCTCGAATCGGCGACCCGCTTTTACCGCGCCGGAGCGGACGCCGTCGTGACCGAGCTGTTCGAGACCTCGATCCAGATGTTCTCCGAGCTGCTCAAGCATTTCAGGGTCGAACCCGAGACGATTCTCGCCCAGCAGGAGATCATCAGGCGTGAAGGCGGCAATATTTTCCGTGAACCGGAGATCGAAGCGAATGGCTCCGTCAGCGATCCGGCGGTGAAGTGA
- a CDS encoding SulP family inorganic anion transporter yields MFKPKLFTVLPELSKEQLARDIVSGILVGIVALPLAIAFAIASGVSPEKGLVSAVIGGFLISFLGGSRVQIGGPTGAFIVILYGIVQQYGVNGLMIATIMAGVILVVMGFSQLGSLIKFIPYPVIVGFTSGIAVIIFSSEVKDFLGLQMNNVPADFIEKWAAYIQAFPTARPETVMVGAAALLIIIFWPKVSRKIPGPLIALVVTTVAVRMLHLDVDTIESRFGDISASIPAPGFPSLDLATIRHLIMPATTIALLGAIEALLSAVVADGMIGARHKSNMELVAQGVANIVSPIFGGIPVTGAIARTATNVKNGGRTPIAGIVHAITLLAIMLLFGSWAKLIPMPTLAAILIVVAWNMSEHHVFRQLLKSPKSDVAVLLTTFGLTVIFDLTIAIEVGMLLSVILFMQRMASLSNVGIVTGELKDEEDSADPNTIVTRSIPAGVDVFEISGPFFFGAASKFKDAMHVVGKAPSIRIIRMRKVMSIDATGLNMLAELMKDCRKTGTKLILSGVHAQPIFAMQQYGLADEIGEENIHGNIDDALDRARQILGLPTEGRPDSFVASVKREEESK; encoded by the coding sequence ATGTTCAAACCAAAACTGTTTACCGTTCTTCCCGAGCTGAGCAAAGAGCAGCTCGCCCGCGACATCGTGTCCGGGATTCTCGTTGGCATCGTGGCCCTGCCCCTCGCCATCGCCTTCGCCATCGCCTCCGGCGTCTCGCCCGAAAAGGGGCTCGTCAGCGCCGTCATTGGCGGTTTTCTGATCTCCTTTCTCGGCGGCAGCCGCGTGCAGATCGGCGGCCCGACCGGCGCCTTCATCGTCATTCTCTACGGCATCGTGCAGCAATACGGCGTCAACGGCCTCATGATCGCCACCATCATGGCGGGCGTGATCCTCGTCGTCATGGGCTTTTCGCAGCTCGGCTCGCTTATCAAGTTCATCCCCTATCCGGTGATCGTCGGCTTCACCAGCGGCATCGCCGTCATCATCTTTTCGAGCGAAGTGAAGGATTTTCTCGGCCTGCAAATGAACAACGTGCCCGCGGACTTCATCGAAAAATGGGCCGCATACATCCAGGCGTTCCCCACAGCCAGACCTGAGACGGTCATGGTCGGCGCAGCGGCATTGCTGATCATCATCTTCTGGCCGAAAGTCTCGCGCAAAATCCCCGGCCCGCTGATCGCGCTCGTCGTCACGACGGTGGCCGTGCGGATGCTGCATCTCGATGTCGATACCATCGAGAGCCGCTTCGGCGACATTTCGGCGTCGATACCCGCGCCGGGCTTTCCGTCGCTCGATCTTGCGACCATCCGCCACCTCATCATGCCCGCCACCACCATCGCCCTGCTCGGCGCGATCGAGGCGCTGCTCTCGGCGGTGGTGGCCGACGGCATGATCGGCGCGCGGCACAAGTCGAACATGGAGCTGGTCGCCCAGGGCGTGGCCAACATCGTCTCCCCGATCTTTGGCGGCATTCCCGTCACCGGGGCGATCGCCCGTACGGCGACCAACGTCAAGAACGGCGGCCGCACGCCCATCGCGGGCATCGTTCACGCAATCACGCTGCTCGCCATCATGCTCCTCTTCGGCTCGTGGGCCAAGCTGATTCCGATGCCGACGCTCGCCGCGATCCTGATCGTCGTGGCCTGGAACATGAGCGAGCACCACGTCTTCCGCCAACTGCTGAAAAGCCCGAAAAGCGACGTGGCCGTGCTGCTCACCACCTTCGGGCTGACCGTGATTTTCGACCTCACCATCGCCATCGAGGTGGGAATGCTGCTTTCGGTGATCCTCTTCATGCAGCGCATGGCGAGCCTCAGCAACGTGGGCATCGTCACCGGCGAGCTGAAGGACGAAGAGGATTCAGCCGACCCGAACACCATCGTCACCCGGAGCATTCCGGCGGGGGTGGATGTGTTCGAGATCAGCGGACCGTTCTTCTTCGGCGCGGCCTCGAAGTTCAAGGACGCCATGCACGTGGTCGGCAAGGCTCCGTCAATCCGCATCATCCGGATGCGCAAGGTGATGAGCATCGACGCCACCGGCCTGAACATGCTCGCGGAGCTGATGAAGGATTGCCGGAAAACCGGTACGAAGCTCATTCTTTCCGGCGTTCACGCCCAGCCGATCTTCGCGATGCAGCAATACGGACTGGCGGATGAGATCGGCGAAGAGAACATCCACGGCAACATCGACGACGCCCTCGACCGCGCCCGGCAGATTCTCGGCCTGCCAACGGAAGGACGACCGGACAGTTTCGTGGCCAGCGTGAAAAGAGAGGAGGAGTCGAAATGA
- a CDS encoding EpsD family peptidyl-prolyl cis-trans isomerase, whose protein sequence is MKKVTPLFAILMFIILAGCSHEPPKGSDSGVVAVVNGVEITRQQVEYLYQRSAVPGVSKEESANLKRRILADLVRIELLAGKASEMKLDKTPDYSMALYTAQKNVLAGLAESRLAKNQSSITSEQAESVVQNTPQLFAGRKLFVYDEVLFPGVDMPLLESLDKMASNGAPLNTLLDVLNAKKIPFRKTLIALSSERIPPSVLSILSQLKRDTPQLIARKGDKISMILVMRNAYPAPLEGEQARRAATAMLDANLKNQALSKAMSKLLDNAKITYYDEYAKTAAGNKTLAPLPVPDTKTVTRKLYKSIYLGSGLAVSLILSVMMITAVMRTFYSMLWLPILWPDATTSANRAQHYDIRQTATLTRRLYLLGLMSLIGVALIFEILFLWNKLAVLALLGWTAGGIIAGVIASRLLNAGIVRARSRKTYMIIASFLAVLILVSVVMTIRLSHL, encoded by the coding sequence ATGAAAAAAGTCACCCCTCTATTCGCCATTCTGATGTTCATTATCCTTGCCGGATGTTCTCATGAACCTCCGAAAGGATCGGATAGCGGTGTCGTGGCGGTTGTCAATGGCGTTGAAATCACCAGGCAGCAGGTCGAGTACCTCTATCAGCGCTCTGCCGTGCCTGGCGTGAGCAAAGAAGAGTCCGCCAATCTGAAAAGACGCATTCTTGCCGATCTGGTTCGTATCGAGCTGCTTGCAGGCAAAGCGTCGGAGATGAAACTCGACAAGACTCCGGATTACAGCATGGCGCTCTATACCGCGCAGAAAAACGTGCTGGCGGGGCTGGCTGAAAGCAGACTCGCGAAAAACCAGTCATCGATCACGTCAGAACAGGCCGAATCGGTCGTGCAGAACACGCCTCAACTCTTTGCCGGACGCAAGCTGTTTGTGTACGATGAGGTATTGTTTCCTGGCGTCGATATGCCGCTGCTCGAATCGCTCGATAAAATGGCGAGCAATGGAGCGCCGCTCAACACCCTTCTCGATGTATTGAACGCAAAAAAAATACCCTTCAGAAAAACGCTCATCGCCCTCTCCTCAGAGAGGATACCGCCGTCAGTCCTTTCCATACTCAGCCAGCTCAAGCGAGACACGCCCCAACTTATAGCGCGTAAAGGCGACAAAATCTCCATGATTCTGGTGATGCGGAATGCCTATCCGGCGCCTCTCGAAGGCGAACAGGCGCGAAGAGCGGCAACAGCGATGCTCGACGCGAATCTGAAAAATCAGGCATTGTCGAAAGCAATGAGCAAACTGCTTGACAACGCCAAAATCACCTATTATGACGAGTATGCGAAAACAGCGGCTGGCAATAAAACACTTGCGCCCCTTCCTGTACCCGATACCAAAACAGTCACCCGGAAACTCTATAAAAGTATATACCTCGGTTCCGGGTTAGCTGTATCGCTGATTCTGTCAGTCATGATGATAACGGCCGTCATGCGAACCTTTTACAGTATGTTGTGGCTTCCGATTCTCTGGCCTGACGCAACAACATCTGCGAACCGGGCGCAGCATTATGATATTCGACAAACCGCAACGTTAACACGTCGCCTGTATCTTTTGGGCCTAATGTCGCTGATTGGGGTTGCGCTGATTTTCGAGATATTGTTTCTCTGGAACAAACTGGCAGTGCTGGCACTGCTTGGCTGGACGGCAGGCGGAATCATCGCGGGAGTCATCGCAAGCCGGTTGCTGAATGCCGGTATCGTTCGTGCGCGGTCAAGAAAAACGTACATGATCATCGCCTCTTTTCTCGCGGTATTGATTCTTGTCAGCGTTGTGATGACCATACGGTTGAGCCATCTCTGA
- a CDS encoding TspO/MBR family protein: MSSWYDGLNKPKLTPPNKVFWPVWILLYVLIAVALIVYFRTPVKPHAAVVLLILAAHFAAGFSWTSIFFGKKKLLAALIDLLFMDVTLVAILLLFAQTSSLAAALLIPYFCWCLLATWLNWGIWRLNPDKR; encoded by the coding sequence ATGTCGAGCTGGTATGACGGACTCAACAAGCCGAAACTGACGCCGCCAAACAAGGTGTTCTGGCCGGTATGGATACTGCTGTACGTGCTCATCGCCGTAGCGCTGATCGTCTATTTCCGGACTCCTGTCAAACCCCACGCCGCAGTTGTGCTTCTGATTCTGGCGGCGCACTTCGCGGCGGGATTTTCGTGGACTTCGATTTTTTTCGGGAAAAAGAAACTCCTGGCAGCCCTCATCGATTTGCTCTTCATGGATGTGACGCTTGTCGCCATCCTCCTCCTCTTTGCCCAAACCAGTTCGCTGGCAGCGGCACTGCTCATACCCTATTTCTGCTGGTGCCTGCTGGCAACCTGGCTGAACTGGGGCATCTGGCGGCTCAATCCCGACAAGCGCTGA
- a CDS encoding PPC domain-containing DNA-binding protein, translated as MKYSEAKQGRVFIIRLEDGDIFHEEIERFAREKGIERAYMNVVGGADKESRLVVGPEESRAFPVNPMEHELYDAHEIVGTGTLFPDDTGAPVVHLHMACGREENTVTGCVRNGVKVWHVMEVILVELLGSEARRLPDKATGFKLLVP; from the coding sequence ATGAAATATTCGGAAGCAAAACAAGGAAGGGTCTTCATCATCCGGCTTGAGGATGGCGATATTTTTCACGAAGAGATCGAGCGCTTTGCCCGCGAAAAAGGGATCGAGCGGGCATACATGAACGTGGTCGGCGGCGCGGACAAGGAGAGTCGGCTGGTGGTCGGGCCGGAAGAGAGCCGGGCGTTCCCGGTCAATCCGATGGAGCACGAGCTGTACGACGCGCATGAGATTGTCGGCACCGGCACCCTGTTCCCCGACGACACCGGCGCGCCGGTCGTGCACCTGCACATGGCCTGCGGCCGCGAGGAGAACACCGTCACTGGCTGCGTGCGCAACGGCGTCAAAGTCTGGCACGTCATGGAGGTCATTCTGGTAGAACTGCTCGGCTCCGAAGCCCGCCGCCTCCCCGACAAGGCCACCGGGTTCAAGTTGCTGGTACCTTAA
- the ald gene encoding alanine dehydrogenase, whose product MNIGIPKEIKTRETRVACTPAGVRQLVGGGHRVVVECGAGEASGFSDEKYRLAGAVLASSAEEVWKSELVVKVKEPLEGEYGYFRKGLIVFTYLHLAGVPGLARALVESGVTAIGYETVEVAGRLPLLAPMSEVAGKMSVLMGGYYLSKHNGGEGKLLCGVPGVLPGRVLVLGGGVAGMSAARIAAGLGAEVTVMETDHSRMRELEALLPAEVHTIYSNEQHLEELLPGTDLLVGAVLLPGASAPKLVTRGMVQSMKPGAVIVDIAIDQGGCIETSRPTSHLDPVYIEEGVVHYCVTNMPAAYPATSTEALTGVTLPYVRRLADLGLESAMVVMPGLAGGLNVYNGAITQKAVAVSLGMAYEVNPFA is encoded by the coding sequence ATGAATATAGGAATTCCAAAGGAGATCAAGACCCGCGAGACGAGGGTGGCTTGTACACCCGCAGGCGTTCGGCAGCTTGTTGGCGGTGGGCATCGCGTGGTTGTCGAGTGCGGCGCGGGCGAGGCGAGCGGGTTCAGCGACGAGAAGTACCGGTTGGCTGGGGCGGTGCTCGCTTCGTCCGCTGAGGAGGTCTGGAAGAGCGAGCTGGTCGTCAAGGTCAAGGAGCCGCTGGAAGGGGAGTACGGTTACTTCAGGAAGGGGCTGATCGTCTTCACCTATCTGCATCTGGCCGGAGTGCCGGGCCTCGCGCGAGCGCTTGTGGAATCAGGCGTTACGGCAATCGGTTACGAGACTGTCGAGGTCGCCGGGCGCTTGCCGCTGCTCGCGCCGATGAGCGAAGTCGCCGGAAAGATGAGCGTGCTCATGGGTGGTTACTATCTCTCGAAGCACAACGGCGGCGAAGGGAAGCTGCTCTGCGGCGTGCCCGGCGTGCTGCCCGGCAGGGTGCTCGTGCTTGGCGGCGGCGTCGCCGGGATGAGCGCCGCGCGAATCGCCGCCGGACTCGGCGCGGAGGTGACGGTCATGGAGACCGACCACAGCCGGATGCGCGAGCTGGAAGCGCTGCTTCCCGCCGAGGTGCACACGATCTATTCGAACGAACAGCACCTCGAAGAGCTGCTGCCGGGCACCGACCTCCTCGTCGGCGCAGTGCTGCTCCCCGGCGCGAGCGCGCCGAAACTCGTCACGCGCGGCATGGTGCAATCGATGAAGCCCGGTGCGGTGATCGTCGATATCGCTATCGATCAGGGTGGTTGCATCGAGACCTCGCGCCCGACCTCGCACCTCGATCCGGTTTACATAGAAGAGGGCGTGGTGCACTATTGCGTGACCAACATGCCCGCCGCCTACCCCGCCACCTCCACCGAAGCGCTCACCGGCGTGACCTTGCCCTACGTGCGCCGCCTCGCCGATCTCGGCCTGGAGAGCGCGATGGTGGTGATGCCCGGCCTCGCCGGTGGGTTGAACGTCTACAACGGCGCGATCACGCAGAAAGCCGTAGCCGTCTCGCTCGGAATGGCGTACGAGGTGAATCCGTTTGCGTGA
- a CDS encoding M48 family metallopeptidase has translation MSALSFRGNSSGIEYTVKVSSRARYARLKMSPVEGLTVVVPTGFDRKQLPALVESKREWILKVQRTFDKHRSTEPAQAETALPEAIELAGIGESWRVEYRYDPLRPGIFIRELDGNVLDLSGGVDNRAWCFEALEQWLKHRAKLKLGAQLMQLASSNGFKLSGISVKKQKSRWGSCSSRGNINLNLKLIFLPPPLVRYIMIHELCHTLHMDHSARYWEAVARYDPDYAVHDREMKHAWRFVPAWFSGAR, from the coding sequence ATGTCCGCTCTCTCGTTCCGAGGCAATTCGTCAGGCATCGAATACACCGTCAAGGTGAGCAGCCGCGCGCGGTATGCCCGCCTGAAAATGTCACCGGTGGAGGGGCTGACGGTGGTCGTGCCGACCGGGTTCGACAGGAAGCAGTTGCCCGCGCTGGTCGAAAGCAAGCGGGAGTGGATACTGAAGGTGCAGCGAACTTTCGACAAGCATCGCTCCACCGAGCCCGCGCAGGCCGAAACGGCGTTGCCGGAGGCGATCGAGCTGGCCGGTATTGGTGAGTCGTGGCGGGTCGAGTACCGGTACGACCCGCTTCGTCCGGGTATTTTCATCAGGGAACTCGATGGCAATGTGCTCGATCTTTCCGGCGGGGTGGACAATCGGGCGTGGTGCTTCGAGGCGCTTGAACAGTGGCTGAAACATCGCGCAAAGCTGAAGCTTGGAGCGCAGCTCATGCAGCTCGCCTCGAGCAATGGCTTCAAACTGTCGGGGATTTCCGTCAAAAAACAGAAAAGCCGCTGGGGAAGCTGCTCGTCGCGGGGCAACATCAATCTCAATCTCAAGCTGATCTTTTTGCCTCCGCCGCTCGTGCGCTACATCATGATCCACGAGCTGTGCCACACGCTGCACATGGATCACTCCGCCCGCTACTGGGAGGCGGTCGCGCGGTACGATCCCGATTACGCCGTTCATGACCGCGAGATGAAACATGCGTGGCGCTTCGTGCCCGCGTGGTTTTCCGGCGCTCGCTGA